The proteins below come from a single Pleuronectes platessa chromosome 3, fPlePla1.1, whole genome shotgun sequence genomic window:
- the dctd gene encoding deoxycytidylate deaminase: protein MTSCLMSSSGFSRSLLPRLLYIEPSQPSCGGKRITSRVWESMDEVPQPKCADVDSCVTKKRDDYLEWPDYFMAVAFLSAQRSKDPSSQVGACIVNQENKIVGIGYNGMPNGCDDDLLPWSRTADDRLNTKYPYVCHAELNAIMNKNSADVKGCTMYVALFPCNECAKLIIQAGIKEVVYLSDKYHTTPEMTASRRLLSMAGIQFRQFKPKKTKIVIDFNSINNPGMPDSSAI, encoded by the exons ATGACTTCCTGCTTGATGTCTTCTTCCGGGTTCAGTCGTAGTTTGTTGCCGCGGCTGCTTTACATCGAGCCATCACAACCATCGTGCGGAGGAAAGCGAATAACCTCCCGAGTCTGGGAAAGTATGGATGAGGTTCCGCAGCCGAAGTGTGCTGATGTGGACAG CTGTGTAACAAAGAAGAGAGATGATTACTTGGAATGGCCAGATTACTTTATGGCTGTCGCTTTTCTCTCTGCCCAAAGGAGCAAAGACCCAAGTTcgcag GTTGGGGCATGTATAGTGAACCAGGAGAATAAGATAGTTGGCATTGGTTACAATGGTATGCCAAATGGCTGTGATGATGATCTACTACCGTGGTCCAGGACTGCTGATGATCGGCTCAACACAAAATACCCATATG TGTGCCATGCAGAGCTGAATGCCATAATGAACAAAAACAGTGCTGACGTGAAAGGCTGCACCATGTATGTGGCTTTGTTCCCCTGCAATGAATGTGCCAAGCTCATCATCCAGGCTG GTATTAAGGAAGTGGTCTATTTGTCTGACAAGTATCACACCACACCGGAGATGACTGCTTCCAGAAGGCTGCTCAGTATGGCAGGCATTCAATTTAG GCAGTTCAAGCCCAAAAAGACCAAGATTGTCATTGACTTTAATTCCATCAACAACCCTGGAATGCCAGACAGCTCAGCCATTTGA
- the cep44 gene encoding centrosomal protein of 44 kDa, which produces MLSTGDVQGCLHKLESLLRVIRYPGYVDYNGLSKGDPSAFLPIVSFTLTSFSPPLAEQLLSTGLELTGKTDLRFTDKLYKVLRDIFHYKPILTKQQFLQWGFSQRKISVICDVINLVLEKHNQLKKDRSEADAATHTNGRHCRDPGELNFRPRGRCPGPHKDHRGEAHPKLTDVGSVSGSFGMTLIENPSTFPTNSSNKVTSISKHNEVYSITSPENGIPELVEGKDDKDIMLHLSEVDRRLLAMETQLKNTLSGLDRLEVLEKRLEELERGRKRDKTGEEFLTISSTSWENLMSRVLLLETKLELSNPQLNAAQPCPSSSTSNSTPDSSKEVLTNRLESITNMLKTTSNLLKNTEPFTTSC; this is translated from the exons ATGCTGTCTACTGGAGATGTCCAAGGTTGTCTTCATAAACTGGAAAGTCTTCTGCGGGTGATAAGGTATCCAGGATATGTGGACTATAATGG TCTGTCAAAAGGAGATCCATCAGCTTTTCTTCCAATAGTGAGCTTTACCCTGACATCCTTCTCTCCACCTCTTGCTGAGCAACTATTGTCAACTGGACTGGAGCTCACTGGCAAAACGGACCTCCGATTCACGGACAAGCTTTACAAG gTACTAAGAGATATATTCCACTATAAGCCCATACTAACCAAGCAGCAGTTCCTCCAGTGGGGTTTCTCTCAAAGGAAAATCTCTGTCATCTGTGACGTCATTAACTTGGTACTAGAGAAACATAACCAACTGAAAAAG GACCGGAGCGAGGCTGAcgcagccacacatacaaatggACGACACTGCAGGGATCCAGGCGAGCTGAATTTTCGG CCCAGAGGCAGATGTCCAGGCCCACACAAGGATCATAGAGGAGAGGCCCATCCAAAGCTGACTGATGTAGGCAGT gtgtcCGGGTCATTTGGTATGACTCTAATAGAAAATCCTTCCACTTTTCCCACAAACTCCTCCAATAAAGTAACCTCCATCTCTAAGCATAATGAAGTCTACTCCATCACTTCTCCTGAAAATGGAATCCCAGAGCTGGTGGAAGGGAAAGATGACAAGGATATCATGTTGCAC tTGTCTGAAGTGGATAGACGGCTCTTGGCAATGGAAACTCAGCTAAAAAATACTCTGTCTGGACTAGACAGGCTCGAGGTCCTGGAGAAACGCCTGGAGGAActtgagagagggagaaagagagacaag ACGGGAGAAGAATTCCTCACCATAAGTAGCACCAGCTGGGAAAATCTGATGAGCAGAGTCCTATTATTGGAAACTAAACTGGAACTGAGCAATCCACAG TTAAATGCTGCCCAACCATGtccatcctccagcacctccaaCTCCACGCCAGATTCTTCAAAG GAGGTCCTCACAAACAGGCTAGAGAGCATCACCAACAT GCTAAAGACCACCTCCAATTTGTTGAAGAACACTGAACCCTTCACAACATCTTGctaa